AAATTCCTCCTAGAATACCTGCAACTCGGAAGTCAGAGGAATTAAACGCCATTACCAACaggaaaaattcggaaaaacaTACTTAAAGACAGCAAATTTAAAGACGATGGcacattgaacaattttttagaatttttcctgtGAGAGAAACAATGTTCAACACGTTCGAAAATCAAAATGATTCAAATAACCAAACCGGAACTAAAAAGATAAAATTagtagcaaaataaaaattaatttattggacTTGGTCAAAGTATAGTGTCGTCCATGTATGATCAACATAGCATTCGACGtgttaaatcaatttttctgacTTGTAAGAAACGATACACTAATACTGTACTACCTCTTCATCCTTAATAACATGTTTAATATCATTTTTGGTCCGCTAATTTGTGTTTTTCGAATGATCCAGGTCTACTTAGTGCCAGCGCGATGGGACTCTGGCACGGGGTCGAATACTACGAGAAGGAGAAGGTGGTCGGCGAAGAGTATTATCAACAATGGACCAACGTGAGTACATTAATTAACGCCCAACGTGATTAGCGAATAGAAAGAAACATCCGACTCCCAGCAGCTCCGCCACCGGTTAGAAGAATCGCATTGACCATTGACATTTATCCGACATTTTCTCTTAGCACCTACAGGTTTCCTAGCAATTAAATAGTCATATCGGTTACATCATTGTTCAGGGACTTCCGGCGACAATTAACGCGTCGATTAATATATGATAAATACCCGAGCCGGACTTGTGTAACGTAGAAAGTGGCGGGTGGCTTTAAATACCACACGAAAAGTTTGTTGCTTCTCGTTTGACGAGATCTTGGGACTTGATCTTGATAGTGTGTGGTCGAACCTGAAGCACTGGGACTCggatttttaatcagaaaatttcCTTCATTCCATCGTGCAAGAATTTCTTTAATTGTTCAATTATGTTTGTACTTTTCTTTGGTTCCTATCAATTCCCATCAATTTTTGTTCCTAAAAATTTTCCTATCCTGAGGACTTCTATCATCCCTGCTACACCACACAAATTTCCTATGGATCCTAAGCGCCCTTATCATCCCTATACAATACGTAAACTGCAATCATCCCTGTCATTCACAATTCCCTTCTTTTACATGGGAAAATCTTTGAAAGAAACCTCCAACTCCTGAGGGAGAGGTTGAACAGTTTAATCCTTATGATAAAgactcttcttcttcgtctaaCAATCCTCCACTTCACAGTTAATCCCTGCGAGGGGTGTCGCACAGCAAGGGGCGTCGCACTCTAGGTCTAGGGATGTTTGTCGTTTCGTTTAGAGGCGCAGATGATGCTGCCGGGGAGACAGCAGGATGACGAAGATGATCCAGAGGACGCGGAGAGCTACGGACTCGCGATTTGAAATGTTCACAGAGAAATTTGCCCGCAGGTTTTAAGGAGCAACGCTGTGCAGTGGTACGGCTGGTCGTTTTACCTCGCCTGGCTGGGTGTCGCGACGTGTTTAGGCACGATGACGCTATTCCTGATCGCGGCGTCCTGCCTGCGGCGGGAGCATGCCCGCGAACAGGCACAGAACGTTCAGTACATCATGCCAGGTGTGCCACGATAATCACGAACCGAACCGGACTAACTTCCCCCGTGTCTtgtcttttttgtttttctcgGAACGCGCGGCGCATCCCACAGGTCCTGAAGGACAACTCACTAATCTCGTACGACTGGTCGTACGTGGTCGCTTGGGTCGGCGTCGGTTGGTCGTTGGTCAGCGCGATCTTGTTTAGCGCCGCGGCGATTTGCTTGAGGGGCGAGAGAATGCGCGAGGAGGCGATGAACATGCAGTACCTCATGCCTGGTACATATTTAACACCGTTTTGCTTGCGCCACGAACGCGACTCACGCACGCAGACTCCTGATGACTGATTTAGCCTCCGGGATCGCTTCGACGAGGTTCAAAAAGTTTACACCGTCGCTGATGCATAGTCGACTAATCGCTACAGACGTCTGGAACATCGGAAAGGTTAACAGCATAGCACAATGTGCAgaatttaatatttcgtaaCGAAGCCGCGTTGCATTTACCAAACCATTTCAATGAAGATAGCGAACCGCGAAGATTGAAAGGCTTAAAGTGCTTCGGTTTCAGTTCGAAATTGAACGTAATGGCAATATGGAAATAGCCGGAAGGTTCGTTGTCGATGAGACAGAAGTCTGCGTGCACGGCGTGTTCCACTAACTATGATTCATGATTACTGGGTTGACCCCGAAAACGACGTTCCACTAACTAGAAACAGTTCAGGTAATAGAAAACCGTAGACTAAGGTTGATATAGAAGCAATACAATAGATGGTTCGATACACTATATTAATTAACGATTGCGTAAAAGTAGAAATCGCCGGTCTAGAATGCGAGAAAATTGCACCACGCTTTAGAATGCACCGGGAAATAGCGGCTTCGAATCTGTTCGCTTTAATTGCCGTTTCACCTAAGCATATTAGAGGCATTTTATTCTGAAATTGTGCTCCTCTGGGTTTACAGTTAACACTCGAACGAGAATATTAAACGATGCTTTACATACCAGAGCTCGttgagattctcacaaaatttaaataaattcaccaAAATGTTGAATCTCCCTCGTTGGATTGCTTCTACGTCAACGGATCGAAAGATCCATTACAGACTGTAAAATTGCTCCCCTATCAGTAGATTACCAGCAAGTCCCTGTATCGAATTATAGTTTTAATTAAGGAACGATATTCTGGTCAAGTGATACTCGCTGGTACATAACGTGTTAACAAACAAACCCCGAACTAATCTGAATACCGTACTTAAGAAGAGAAAACGAGACGATACTCGCTTCTTTAACATCTTAACCGGAGGACGTTAAAATCTGTACATAAAGTACCAGACGACTGCGACGTCCAGGTGGAATGATTAGAGGTATGCGAGGTCCTGAAAATGCCGGGCCGGGCCAAGTCGGGTTCTGGAATATTTCGGGATTCTTGACCGTGTGGGGAATCCCGAAAATTCTCAGGACTCGCTGCAGTCCCGACGCAAATTCTCGACCCGTgccgacccgacattttcggattCCCGCAGACCTCTGGGAACGATGCTTGTCGGAGGATCCGAAGGGACGGACATCGTCAGAAAAAGGAATACTCGATATTCGTCCTCGCAAAACTCTTACTCGGCTCACGCTCTGTTTCCACCGGTGGATTAGAGCGATTCTGTCACGGTCCGCTCCTGCGGGAAACTTTCTAGAGACAGCATAGTCTCCAGCGATGATCGATAATCATCCTTTACGACACCTCTAAACGGTACTTTGTGCCTCGTCTCCGAGGCCGCCGTGAGTTCTCGTTTCCTCGCGGAAAACGGGCTTCGCTGCCCGATTAATTTCATCGGGGAACACGCCGAACGAACAGTTGTTCCGCTAATTTGGGTCTCCATTAGCGAGTACACGGCACGCTCGGATCCTGCTTGGCACGGCGATACGTGTAGAAGGGGCTTCTCGAAACCGGAAACCTTCGCGCAATGTATCCGCGGATATCTTTCGAGTCGATTCGTCGAAAGCGACACACTTGCCTAATTTTGCCTCCTCCTGCTACGGGAAATTCCTGCGTATTCGAGTTTGCGTATTCAGCGTACAGTTCGCCGGCATAGAGTCGCGTTCGACGGTGTGGAACTATAGTCATTTCGGCCTTCCTGCGAGTTAGGCCAAGGCAGGGTATAAATTGTTTTCAGTTTTCTTCGTGCGTacacttttaacccttaacacgtTCTCTACGTCACAAATATGCGACGTCCATGGTCTCACAGTTTCCTTAAAAAtagttaaattaatttcatGCACTTCGTTGTTTAAAGTCATGgtacaaaatataatattcAGAGATCCATGACTTTCTCCTTGtccacaatttttaatataaaatatttttaatattattctacATCATTCTATCCGGATATTTGCGAAACTAATCCTGAAGCATGTTAGCGAGCCTAATCCCGCAGGGTCTATGAGCTTTGTATTGCGAAGACGAGTAATCGAGCACGCTTTGTATCCCGTGAGGGAACGATGGAATgcattttaataatattgtGGATGTTAAATATTCGAGAAGTTTGCTATAACGAGGATTGCAATCACCGAGCGATCGGAGTGCACGCTCTGGTACAAAGGCATGATCCTAATCGGAATCGAGTGAATTTTTTACCAAAACTGTGAGAGGATACTAGACAAGCGGTAATACTAATTGAATTGCTTGTTAAGTGGGGCTCGCATTAATGGTTCTTAGCCTTGTCTTAAATAGTTGCAGGGTGTCGTGAAGATTTCTAATTCGCTGGTTTAAAAAGCAGAACTTAAGAGTGAAAGTTTCCAAGACAGTTTCCAAGCCAGTTTTCGTGTTATAATTTTGAACGTAACGAGAAGTCccgtaaaaattgattaaaccATAActttctagtatattatacttCGAAGACGGGCGAAGTTTATTTCCGATCATTACCGTAACGTTTTCAAATTATAGGCTAACACTCATACGTAACGTAATACACCCTGCGAGAGCTTCTGTTTCAATTCccagtttcttttttctttttcaacgcACCAAAGCATTCTTTGAATAATAACAATCCGGTTGGCACGGCGAAAGCATAATTACCCGCAGGCTAAGAACCAACAGCGGAACGAAGCGACCCAACTAACTAGGGCTCTTATTATTATTGCTCGGATCCACGGGTACCCGAACTTGAGTGCTTGAATATCTACAATCCATTCAATTTAGTACTGAGCATCCACATACAGTAATGTCTCCGTATATGTGAAAGAGATGTGCatgatatttgtgaaaaatgtaTGCCCACTATGTTTCCCTTGAGAGACCTAGAAGATTGATtggtgtttggactcatttcaatcagaagagcgtcaggaatatgttggtgaaagtttcctAAAAGAACGATTAAAAATAAGAAAGTTTCATCATTGGGTTAGTATTCTGTTTACTCACTAACCTTTTCTACGTCCGGTGCTAGCCGCGAGAGATCAATGAACAATGTCTGTACACGATATAAGTCAAACTTCGGTCCCGAAGTTTTCACATACATGCCGGCATTACTGTGTGTCCTTGGATTCAAGTGCGGGTACTCGGATCCATGCTCTGATAGCACAGTACTCGTATCCGGTTCTCGAACCgaccgagcgcttcaagtattGGAATAATAAATGTTCTAGAACTAACGTGATCTTACGAATTTTCCAGTGTACCCTCAAAAGCAACAGTACGCGTATGCCGGGTACCCAGCTCCGGCAGCGTATCCAGCGCCATACTACCACGGATCGCAATACGGGCCCTACAACTATTGAGAAGAAGCCACGTCCGAATCATGCGTCGACAGAGGAAAGAGTCTCGAAGAGAGCCCGTGAACGTGCTCGGAACGAAGAGAAAGGAAATTCGGCCAACGACGTTCCCCGGGGGGAACGATAACAAAACAAAAACGCAGATACTATAAATAAGCTAACGAAACGAATGAGACACGAAACCCGAAAGCCAACGCTCTGAGACCGATCCGAAACCGATCCTCGCGCGAACGAAGAGATTCGAAACGGAACCAGGACGACCTTGGGTCCCGCCCTAGGcataatttatcatttatcatagACCTTAGTTACTTTACGGACAATTCTGGTGCGCACCCCGGCGGGTCCCACGGTCCCACGACAgtatcgccagatgaggggagggagcacgaatcgaggagaaaaagttaccctctctctcagtacaggagtatgcacgacagggACGAAACGCGTCCTTGAcgcgaatagcgcggtagaaggggaaattagagtgggggaacaagtcttgatctggcgactctggtccCACCGTGTTTCCGGTTCGGCGAGGATCCCGTTTCACCACGTGATCGTTCTCGAAAATGGCGTACAAGTTCGACTCGCGAGAGAGACAGTTGCTCAAAAAGCCCGCGTATTTACCTAGAACCGAGATAACCTTATACCGAGGGCTGTCTGTGATTCCTGGTGCAAAACCTGTCGATGATTCGTGGCGTTGCTTGTCGTCCTCGACGTAAACGAGAACAACGGCTCGACCAGTCCGTTTTAATATTATCGGATTATCTTCATCAATTAACCCCAGCTTTCTCAAATCTCACCTTTACCTGCCGCCTTTTTGTAAATCAATCGGTAATCGAGTTTGTACGATGTCACGTGGTTTTGTTTACCTCGAGCCTATCATTGAGAAGCACTGCACCATGAATTTTGGCGCgctctgtatatatatatatttttccaatttaataACTGTATTGTATTATTCTTCGTACTTCGTGCTGACCGTGCTAGGACAATAATGATAGCTAATGGTATTACTGATAATTATAAATGATAACAACAGTGTTTCGAGCGTGGGAAAGTTCGTTGTTTTCCTCGGTCAATTGTTCAAACGAAGTGAAAACAACTTTTCCGTCGTAGATCCATAAAGATCTGCGGTCGGATAACGGCTATCAAAATTCAAATCGTTGATTTCGCGAATTCAAGCGCATCGTTCTTCCAATTGGCAGCACTGCGCGAAGAAAGCGTCCCACTCTGTGTTTACGTTCGCACGGTGTGACCGCCGATCCGTAGATCTATGGTACTAAACAGTGAAGTGAAATCAACGGTTGACAGTCGAATACCGAAAACGATTAATACGACCGAAACAAGAGGAAAGCGTGTTTCATACGGCCAGCGAAACTTTCGTTTATCGATGTCCCGATCGAATAGAAATCATCGAGCGAGACACGTTTAGAAAAATTCGACCAACATGGTGCAAGAGAAACATCCGGTCAGTCAGACCAATGTAAATGGCAGAAAGCGCATAATGGGTGCATCGTTTCATTCGCAAACATCTCGTATCATACGAACGATTCGCGTCATCGACTCGCCAGACTTTCTAACGTatagattctctctctctctctttctctccccacCCCTTTCCCTACCCATTTATAATAACGACAATTTGTAAGACTTCTTATTGCGGTATCTTTACGTAAGGtattaagaaacaaaaaaaggaaagaataaTTTTCAGTTCTCTTATATACGCATATCACAACCTCGAGCAAATAAAACGACATCGGACTTATACCTTCAACCTCTACGTCCCGTCTTTCGCTCGTTCATCGACGTTTAACGTTCGATTTGTTCGAACCATGACCGTAAGTTAGGCAAATTAAGAGAACTTAGCGTAAGCATGATTGTTCGTTCAAGCGAACTCTATTTTTTATCGAGGAAAACATTCAGACGATTGTGTAAAGTTCAAatgttttcaaaaaaaaaaaaaagaagcataGCTAACCCTTTATGTACTATAAACGATGCGACGTATCGTTGAAAACTTGTTTAATATATTCGATACGTTACAAACAAGCGATTCTCTTTCACTCACCCGTCGGAATCCAGCGTAACTCTTTTGTTTGTTTTCGTCCCTTGTTGACAAGCGTACGCGTAAAGGTGAACCGGTTTCAGCCAAACTGAAATTTGTTTACTTCGGTAAGCGCCCGTTCGAGCTTTATAAAGTATGGAAGCTTCATTAAACTGTGCTTACCTTTTTCCTAATATTTTGACGATTTAGTGTGCCCTTCGCGAATCAAATCCACAGACTACTCGAAACTGTTCGTAACAGCTACGCGTAAGAATAAGAATTAGCCAATGAACGCATTGCCTGCTGCGTTCGACCAATAGGCATCTACATTCTTGCCGCCATCACGTGACCACGTTTCCAACATGGCGTCGCTGTTTCAAATCGTATTAAATATTTCGCGAGAATCTATATTATACAACTATTAGCACGATCGCTTTTCTGTGACAatgtaaatttgaaaaattgcaaattgatgCGATCTGgactttttagattttttgttgtacTAAGAAATACTATGCTAGatcgaatgaaatttttctcaATTATTAACGTTTCTAACCCAGTATATTATGCCCCTGTATAAGGAAGACATCAAGAATCCAAATAGTAACAATACTTTTTTTCTGGATCGAAGAAATGAAGGTTGCTAGCTTCGGGTACATTCGGGTAAATTCGAGTTTTGGGGAAAACCAGGCGGGAGAACGAATTACAGACAACTTCAGGAGTGGGGGGCGTCTGATCTGTGCGCTACTTGCAGAATTCCAGAGGAAGCAGTAGCATAACAGTACTCGGCAAAATTCGTCCAAGTTCGCACGTACTTGCTTGATGCGGAACACTAGTCACAATGTACGAATTCTTCATACAACTTCTCCTGCTCTTCATCGGCCCGAACATAATCgattcgaatgctgtaacgcgAAAATTATTCCGAGATGAAAAGGTACGTGACGAACACCATACGTCCGAGAAATCGTTTCACTCTACCTTCACTCTTCCTTCGAATATTCATCTTCTGTAACACATGTGCATCATTGACAATCGTTCGCATACATCGGTTACAGTCATGAAATAATTCCAGTACTATCACAAACCAATTACGTTATCCAGCAGTCAGGTAAATAGTTTGGCGGATTTGACaaatgttacacatacgaacgAGGTATTAGATAACATATGTGTGGTGAGAATCGTCGGCACTCCGGAACACACAAGAGTGAAAAATGTGAGTATActgaataatatatatttatatttacggaTTTGATATTATTAAATACATTGACTTTCTAATAGAATTCAGAATTCTAATGGAAAAGTACTTATTTAGCTGTCATGTTCTTAATTTAGAATAGTGGTTTACAAACATGATAGCACACCGCATATGCTGATAAGGAAAATGTATCTTTTTCCTTGTAGTATATCAAAACATCGATGCAAGATCTTGGATGGAATGTTGAGTCTGATATCTTTGACGAGTTGACTCCAAACTTTGGGACGTTGCaatttgaaaatataattgcCAAGTTAAACCCTAATGCGAAAAGATACTTGGCATTGGCTTGCCATTATGACTCAAAATACACtagagaaagaaattttattggTGCTACAGACAGCGCTGTGCCATGCGCTCAGCTGATCAACTTGGCCAAGGTTATGAAAGGTCATCTGGAAACTGTAAAAAATGTAAGTGATACATCCTTAAAAATCTCATGCAGTTCTTTACAACGaaactgtattattttcagAACGACGTGAGTTTAATGTTTATATTCTTTGATGGTGAAGAAGCATTTAAAGAATGGGGTCCGAAAGATTCCATTTATGGCGCAAGGCATTTAGCTAAGGCATGGCATCAAAATTACACTGCTTATGAAAATGGTGAAAATGTTTCAGAATTGGCCAAACTGGTAAGTGCTTTTAGATATAATTTGTCGTATACAATTTAGGATTGTTTTTTTGTTTCTCCAGGATATGTTAGTCCTGTTGGACCTGATAGGTGCTGCCGATCCAACATTTTATAATTACTTCACCAGCACAGAGAAATGGTATTCCTTGTTAGTGTCTATTGAAAATAAGTTAGCTGCTGCTAGAAAGTTTTCGTCGTACAGTTATGGGCAACCTGCACAATCCTATTTTCAACCTTATTCCATGGAGGCCTTTATCGAGGACGACCACATTCCGTTCTTACAACGAGGTTGGCAATGATTTTTACACGTTTATAAATTATTTCCAAGGTTCGTACATAACGAAAAATTTCTATTCCAGACACTCCTATTTTGCACGTGATACCGTATCCATTTCCAACATTTTGGCATAAACCAGGTGACAATCGTGATAACATTGACATGAATACCATAGAAAATATCAATAAAATCCTAAGGATTTTCGTGGCGTCCTACTTACACATTACTAGTTAATACACAAGATTTTATATTGACAATTGTTAAAAGTGTTCCACTTTCGTAAGATTTTTACATAGAGTAAAACAATTATTTTGATTACATGCGAATCAATGTATTTATATCTACTT
This window of the Halictus rubicundus isolate RS-2024b chromosome 9, iyHalRubi1_principal, whole genome shotgun sequence genome carries:
- the LOC143357390 gene encoding glutaminyl-peptide cyclotransferase, whose translation is MYEFFIQLLLLFIGPNIIDSNAVTRKLFRDEKYYHKPITLSSSQVNSLADLTNVTHTNEVLDNICVVRIVGTPEHTRVKNYIKTSMQDLGWNVESDIFDELTPNFGTLQFENIIAKLNPNAKRYLALACHYDSKYTRERNFIGATDSAVPCAQLINLAKVMKGHLETVKNNDVSLMFIFFDGEEAFKEWGPKDSIYGARHLAKAWHQNYTAYENGENVSELAKLDMLVLLDLIGAADPTFYNYFTSTEKWYSLLVSIENKLAAARKFSSYSYGQPAQSYFQPYSMEAFIEDDHIPFLQRDTPILHVIPYPFPTFWHKPGDNRDNIDMNTIENINKILRIFVASYLHITS